In Candidatus Nanopelagicales bacterium, the following are encoded in one genomic region:
- a CDS encoding L-threonylcarbamoyladenylate synthase, producing MRAVASPREAALALAAGHLAAVPTETVYGLGARTDDPHAIAQIYAAKGRPADHPLIAHLATIEAMNDWGRNIPEYAYQLAKSFWPGPLTLVIPRSPRAGDFITGSQNSVAVRVSAHPLMQEVQRILVELTGDPSIAIAAPSANRFGKVSPTTAQHVLEELNKFTSAEDVVLDGGECAVGVESTIIDCTGNNPRLLRPGAISVEQVEEITGLPCTTDSQIRASGTLESHYSPTATVELVDAAALLEPVFATASIGLIALAEHPTPAGMVRLCAPVTREEYAQQLYSALREADALKLSKVLAVAPPIGGIGAAIKDRLTRAAHPN from the coding sequence ATGCGAGCAGTTGCCAGTCCCCGAGAGGCAGCACTTGCCTTGGCCGCTGGGCATCTAGCCGCTGTGCCAACGGAGACCGTCTATGGGCTTGGAGCTCGTACCGATGATCCACATGCCATCGCTCAGATTTATGCCGCAAAAGGGCGTCCAGCCGACCATCCGCTGATCGCTCATCTTGCAACGATCGAGGCAATGAATGACTGGGGAAGAAATATTCCTGAATATGCATATCAACTAGCGAAGAGTTTTTGGCCAGGTCCGCTCACCCTTGTTATTCCGCGCTCACCGCGAGCTGGTGACTTCATCACGGGCAGTCAGAACTCCGTTGCGGTTCGAGTCTCTGCACATCCATTAATGCAAGAGGTACAAAGAATTCTTGTTGAACTTACAGGTGATCCTTCCATTGCAATTGCGGCACCCAGCGCAAATCGTTTTGGAAAAGTAAGTCCTACAACTGCGCAGCACGTGCTCGAGGAACTCAATAAATTCACGAGTGCGGAGGATGTTGTTCTCGATGGTGGTGAATGTGCTGTCGGTGTTGAATCCACAATCATTGATTGCACTGGTAACAATCCGCGATTGCTTCGACCAGGTGCGATCAGTGTTGAGCAGGTGGAAGAGATAACAGGACTTCCTTGCACAACTGATTCACAGATTCGCGCAAGTGGAACTTTGGAGTCTCATTACAGTCCCACCGCAACAGTCGAACTGGTTGATGCAGCAGCACTACTCGAGCCTGTGTTCGCCACCGCAAGCATCGGACTCATCGCGTTGGCCGAACATCCAACACCTGCAGGCATGGTGCGCCTGTGTGCGCCGGTCACCCGCGAGGAGTACGCCCAACAGCTCTATTCAGCCCTTCGCGAGGCCGACGCTTTGAAGCTTTCCAAGGTGCTGGCGGTTGCCCCACCCATAGGCGGAATTGGGGCCGCGATCAAAGACC